A genomic region of Streptococcus suis contains the following coding sequences:
- a CDS encoding phage replisome organizer N-terminal domain-containing protein produces the protein MAKTKVYFWLKIDKKFFDNIFIKKLKTTPNGYAMTVIYMRLLLESLDSDCILYYEGYFDNLKDELALKLDVSEEDMEMTIEYFTKCGLIQIDEDKNAELTQAKAMVMSETNWASYKRGQRQNKDSLDNVQKSLTNSNSCPTEIESEIESKIESKKEIEIELEAESKSKKEKNYIFDFDEASPSFVKMALSNTGYSVDVMSDEFLIDATDEEFIAGLTYYSFNREPDTYEINTIKKRLNKFDRLLVKEIYKRAGLHGADSVAYVTTSLQNLEKENVYTIEDWEKFQNLSVEEETEDLI, from the coding sequence ATGGCAAAAACTAAGGTATATTTCTGGTTAAAGATTGATAAGAAATTCTTTGACAATATTTTTATCAAGAAATTAAAGACAACCCCTAATGGCTACGCAATGACAGTAATATACATGCGTCTTCTACTGGAAAGCCTTGACAGTGATTGTATCTTGTACTATGAGGGTTATTTTGATAACCTCAAAGATGAATTGGCATTGAAACTAGATGTTTCTGAAGAAGACATGGAAATGACCATAGAATATTTTACAAAATGTGGGCTGATTCAGATTGATGAAGACAAAAACGCAGAACTAACACAAGCCAAAGCAATGGTTATGAGTGAAACAAACTGGGCAAGTTACAAACGTGGACAACGACAAAATAAAGATAGTTTGGACAATGTCCAAAAATCTTTGACAAATTCCAACTCGTGTCCAACAGAGATAGAGTCAGAGATAGAATCAAAGATAGAGTCAAAAAAAGAGATAGAGATAGAATTAGAAGCAGAGTCAAAGTCAAAAAAAGAAAAAAACTATATCTTTGATTTTGACGAAGCATCACCATCATTTGTAAAAATGGCTTTGTCTAATACTGGTTATTCTGTTGATGTTATGAGTGATGAATTTCTGATAGATGCAACTGACGAAGAATTCATAGCAGGTTTAACATATTACTCTTTCAATCGTGAACCAGATACTTATGAAATAAACACCATAAAGAAAAGGTTGAACAAGTTCGATAGATTATTAGTTAAAGAGATATACAAACGAGCAGGGCTTCATGGAGCTGATTCGGTTGCTTATGTTACTACGTCTTTGCAGAATCTGGAAAAAGAGAATGTATACACCATTGAAGATTGGGAAAAATTCCAAAACCTATCTGTTGAGGAGGAGACCGAAGACCTAATCTAG
- a CDS encoding BRO family protein: MRRNYSKVIDELRNGYGLNLVAIGQRIGTDPRTVGKWWQGKNIPSPKSRQKLNKLYREVKLNMTTQVSIFDETNDRSRYLQVIHTDNFHGHPLDVYGDFENPLFMAREVAEMIEYTKTSQGYYDVQAMLRKVDDDEKVKCTPLEGTTKNFRSGQTMWFLTEYGLYEVLMRSSKPKAKEFRKAVKQILKEIRTQGYYMQGELIQDQPTTQSLPGISDLTYIKNKIAEVQEMDNLADITAGLERVAKLVSVIGG, translated from the coding sequence ATGAGGAGAAACTACAGTAAAGTCATTGACGAGCTACGCAATGGCTACGGGCTGAATCTTGTGGCTATTGGTCAACGAATAGGAACAGACCCTAGGACAGTCGGCAAATGGTGGCAGGGGAAGAACATCCCTAGCCCAAAGAGCAGACAGAAGCTGAATAAACTTTATAGAGAGGTTAAACTGAACATGACAACACAGGTAAGTATTTTTGATGAAACAAACGACCGCAGTCGCTATTTACAAGTTATCCACACGGATAATTTTCACGGACACCCGCTAGATGTTTACGGTGATTTTGAAAATCCATTATTCATGGCTAGAGAAGTAGCTGAAATGATTGAGTATACAAAGACAAGTCAAGGTTACTATGATGTACAGGCGATGTTGAGGAAAGTAGACGACGATGAAAAAGTAAAATGTACACCTTTAGAAGGTACTACGAAAAATTTTCGTAGCGGGCAGACGATGTGGTTTTTAACCGAGTACGGACTATATGAAGTGCTTATGCGTTCAAGCAAACCAAAAGCTAAGGAATTCCGAAAAGCAGTCAAGCAAATCTTAAAAGAAATCCGAACACAAGGCTACTACATGCAGGGCGAACTCATTCAGGACCAACCGACAACTCAGTCCTTACCAGGTATCAGCGACTTAACTTATATCAAAAATAAGATAGCTGAGGTGCAGGAAATGGACAATCTAGCAGACATCACCGCAGGTCTTGAGCGAGTGGCTAAGCTAGTGTCAGTGATTGGAGGTTAG
- a CDS encoding phage head closure protein: MNERITFFSRTAGQNEDGEVVDSIRTDVYSCWAEVSSSSVRDFKTASGLESGKATKTFGIRYHPHPPFDNSMYVEHRGTAYKIIELETDHANRGYILVKTTAAE; this comes from the coding sequence ATGAACGAGCGTATCACATTTTTTTCCAGAACTGCAGGGCAGAACGAAGATGGCGAAGTTGTAGACAGCATACGGACAGACGTATATTCCTGTTGGGCAGAGGTGTCAAGTTCGAGTGTCAGAGATTTCAAAACAGCATCAGGACTTGAAAGCGGGAAGGCTACCAAAACCTTTGGCATCCGTTACCATCCACATCCGCCGTTTGATAATTCTATGTACGTTGAACACCGTGGCACAGCCTACAAAATCATTGAACTAGAAACTGACCACGCAAACAGGGGCTACATTTTAGTGAAAACGACAGCTGCAGAATAA
- a CDS encoding ArpU family phage packaging/lysis transcriptional regulator — MSKQLAKRKLKEFPRWCRVVVLHHDMIQVDENWTIKLFEFDPEDYKGKVHGWQREAPNEVNEILKAINAIAKPRHRAILIMSYISPDKLRSVEQAQQLGIAESTYYLAKNEALLEFAGQYRSGELLQHLDS; from the coding sequence TTGAGCAAACAACTAGCAAAAAGAAAACTAAAGGAGTTTCCCCGCTGGTGCAGGGTGGTAGTTCTGCATCATGACATGATACAGGTAGATGAGAATTGGACCATAAAGCTGTTTGAGTTTGACCCTGAAGACTACAAGGGCAAGGTACACGGCTGGCAACGTGAGGCACCAAACGAGGTCAACGAGATTTTGAAAGCTATCAACGCGATAGCTAAACCAAGACATCGAGCTATACTTATCATGAGTTATATATCACCCGACAAGTTACGATCAGTAGAGCAGGCACAACAACTTGGGATAGCTGAAAGTACTTACTACTTGGCTAAAAATGAAGCTTTGCTAGAGTTCGCTGGTCAGTACCGTAGTGGCGAACTACTGCAGCACTTGGATAGTTAA
- the recF gene encoding DNA replication/repair protein RecF (All proteins in this family for which functions are known are DNA-binding proteins that assist the filamentation of RecA onto DNA for the initiation of recombination or recombinational repair.) gives MWLERLELQHFRNYNQLDIEFHKGLNVFLGENAQGKTNILESIYALALTRSHRTRTDKDLLQFQEKELSISGLLHRASGKVPLDIHLTDKGRVTKVNHLKQAKLSNYIGHMNVVLFAPEDLQLIKGAPALRRKFIDVELGQIKPLYLSDLSNYNHVLKQRNTYLKSTDKIDENFLSVLDQQLAEYGSRVIQHRIDFLKKLEEFGNRKVQDISDKREELTIEYQSSIKFTNSVNLIDIFLTELERCRKRDLFKKNTGVGPHRDDVAFFINGMNAHYGSQGQHRSLVLSLKLAEIELMKEVTREYPILLLDDVMSELDNNRQIKLLETITDTIQTFITTTSLDHLHKLPDSLKIFHIESGKVTESE, from the coding sequence ATGTGGCTAGAACGATTAGAGTTACAACATTTTCGCAATTACAACCAATTAGATATTGAGTTCCACAAAGGGCTCAATGTCTTTTTAGGCGAAAACGCCCAAGGAAAAACCAATATTCTAGAATCTATCTATGCTTTAGCTTTAACACGAAGTCATCGAACACGGACAGATAAGGACCTACTACAGTTTCAAGAAAAGGAATTATCTATTTCGGGTTTACTCCATCGCGCAAGCGGTAAAGTTCCACTTGACATTCACTTGACAGATAAGGGGCGAGTGACCAAGGTCAACCATCTCAAACAAGCAAAACTTTCTAATTACATTGGACATATGAACGTCGTCCTATTTGCTCCAGAAGATTTACAGCTGATAAAAGGTGCCCCTGCTTTGAGAAGAAAGTTCATCGATGTCGAGCTCGGGCAAATCAAACCACTCTATCTCTCTGACCTATCGAATTATAACCACGTTTTAAAACAAAGAAATACTTACCTCAAATCTACAGATAAGATTGATGAGAACTTCCTATCCGTGTTAGATCAGCAACTTGCTGAATATGGTAGTCGTGTTATCCAACATCGTATTGACTTTCTAAAGAAATTAGAGGAATTCGGAAATAGAAAAGTTCAAGATATTTCAGATAAGAGAGAGGAACTAACTATCGAATATCAATCCTCAATTAAGTTTACTAATTCTGTCAATTTAATTGACATATTCTTGACGGAATTGGAAAGGTGTCGCAAACGTGATTTATTTAAGAAAAATACAGGAGTTGGACCACATCGAGATGATGTAGCTTTCTTTATAAATGGAATGAATGCCCATTATGGTAGTCAAGGACAACACCGCAGTCTCGTTCTGTCACTCAAACTGGCTGAAATCGAGCTGATGAAAGAAGTCACACGAGAGTACCCAATTCTACTCTTAGATGATGTTATGAGTGAGCTGGATAATAATCGTCAAATCAAGCTACTAGAAACTATTACAGATACGATTCAAACATTTATTACAACGACCTCTTTAGACCATTTACATAAGCTACCTGATAGTTTAAAAATCTTCCATATTGAGTCTGGTAAGGTTACTGAGTCAGAATAA
- a CDS encoding type I toxin-antitoxin system Fst family toxin, whose amino-acid sequence MIYLSNETIIITFLLPLLVGILTALFEYWLNNRNK is encoded by the coding sequence GTGATTTACTTGTCAAATGAAACCATCATCATCACGTTTCTTTTGCCTTTGTTGGTTGGTATTCTAACAGCATTGTTTGAGTATTGGCTAAACAACCGCAACAAGTAA
- a CDS encoding Rha family transcriptional regulator produces the protein MELVYMDGRKEPYTLSSIVAECAEVQHHTVTRIIRKNLERFERFGKVGFKIQAMESGQQSKDYILNEQQATLLITFLKNTEQVANFKENLVKAFFEMRDEVAAFRYQRALEKPKRKTLHDSIENWEARPRHAHSTVTNLLLKGTTGMNKRQLVAKRGGLTGIDSLTSQELIRYQALEDMAIAMINLGMTYQDIKTNGIQTIKKRTSRRVRTRKDSTE, from the coding sequence ATGGAATTAGTCTACATGGACGGACGGAAAGAGCCGTATACATTGAGTAGCATAGTGGCAGAATGTGCAGAGGTGCAACACCACACTGTTACACGTATAATCAGAAAAAATCTTGAACGCTTTGAACGTTTCGGAAAGGTTGGATTTAAAATCCAAGCTATGGAGAGTGGGCAACAGTCAAAAGATTATATTCTAAACGAACAACAAGCAACATTGCTAATCACGTTTTTAAAAAATACCGAGCAAGTCGCAAACTTTAAGGAAAACCTAGTCAAAGCATTCTTCGAGATGCGGGATGAGGTAGCAGCCTTTCGCTACCAGAGGGCACTGGAAAAGCCTAAGCGGAAAACTTTGCACGACAGCATAGAGAACTGGGAAGCGAGACCCAGACACGCGCACAGCACCGTTACGAATCTTTTGCTAAAGGGAACAACAGGTATGAACAAACGTCAGCTAGTGGCAAAACGTGGAGGTCTGACAGGCATTGACAGCCTAACCAGTCAAGAACTAATCAGATACCAGGCACTAGAAGACATGGCAATCGCTATGATTAACCTTGGCATGACTTACCAAGACATAAAGACAAATGGTATTCAGACCATTAAAAAACGCACCAGCAGGCGCGTGAGAACAAGAAAGGACAGTACAGAGTGA
- the yfmH gene encoding EF-P 5-aminopentanol modification-associated protein YfmH: MKLVEKKYPYMKESVFYGKVDNGLTVVLLPKVDFHETYGILTTNFGGIHTRFTLANGNSVVYPAGIAHFLEHKLFETENEEDIMNEFAKLGASANAYTSFRQTSYLFSTTQKVLESLSLLQSFVREPYFTEDNVEREQGIIEQEIEMYQDDADYRLFTGILSSLYPESPLAYDIAGTVESISAITADDLHENFDVFYHPSNMNLFVIGNFDLEAVWKQISSYQVAQMDNPAQSFELAGVQKLPIQEHLSEQFEVSTPKLAVGLRGNDEVDKETIQKYRLSLQFLFAMLFGWTSKRYQQLYEQGKIDSSFQFQLEVTPEYHYLIISGDTQEPITLSSILMKALRKFEDDADVTEDHLQLLKNEMYGDFIRSLNSLEFTASHFVSQYSEYENVFDIPQMIQSLQLDDIREAGRRFIDHCDMTDFTIFPK; the protein is encoded by the coding sequence ATGAAGTTAGTTGAGAAGAAGTATCCTTACATGAAAGAATCTGTCTTTTATGGGAAAGTTGACAATGGGTTGACAGTTGTTTTACTTCCTAAAGTAGATTTCCATGAGACATATGGAATTCTAACGACCAATTTTGGGGGTATTCATACTCGATTTACATTGGCTAATGGTAATAGTGTTGTCTATCCTGCAGGGATTGCACACTTTTTAGAACATAAGCTGTTTGAAACTGAGAATGAAGAGGATATTATGAATGAGTTTGCTAAATTGGGAGCAAGCGCAAATGCTTATACCAGTTTTAGACAGACTAGTTACTTATTTTCAACGACTCAGAAAGTATTGGAGTCTCTATCACTTTTACAATCTTTTGTTCGAGAACCGTATTTTACAGAAGACAATGTAGAAAGAGAACAGGGGATTATTGAACAAGAAATTGAGATGTATCAAGATGATGCAGATTATCGCTTGTTTACGGGAATTTTATCATCGCTTTATCCAGAAAGTCCTTTGGCCTATGATATAGCAGGGACAGTTGAATCAATTTCTGCAATTACTGCGGATGATTTACATGAGAATTTTGATGTGTTTTATCATCCAAGTAACATGAATTTATTCGTTATTGGTAATTTTGATTTAGAGGCAGTTTGGAAACAAATTTCAAGCTATCAAGTAGCTCAGATGGATAATCCAGCTCAGTCGTTTGAATTGGCAGGTGTCCAAAAGTTGCCGATACAGGAGCATCTCTCAGAACAATTTGAAGTATCTACCCCAAAATTGGCTGTTGGTTTACGGGGAAATGACGAGGTTGATAAGGAGACTATTCAGAAATATCGGCTCAGTTTACAATTTTTATTTGCCATGTTGTTTGGTTGGACTTCAAAACGATACCAACAGTTATACGAGCAGGGAAAAATTGATTCTTCTTTCCAGTTCCAATTAGAGGTTACACCTGAGTACCACTATTTGATTATCTCGGGAGATACTCAAGAACCCATTACGCTTTCTAGTATACTGATGAAAGCACTTAGGAAATTTGAGGATGATGCAGATGTGACAGAGGATCATTTACAATTGTTGAAAAACGAGATGTATGGAGATTTTATTCGTAGCTTAAATTCTCTTGAGTTTACAGCTAGTCACTTTGTTTCTCAGTATTCAGAATATGAAAATGTTTTTGATATACCTCAAATGATACAAAGTCTTCAGTTAGATGATATCAGGGAGGCAGGTCGTCGCTTTATTGATCATTGTGATATGACAGATTTCACGATTTTTCCAAAATAA
- the yaaA gene encoding S4 domain-containing protein YaaA: MEFKLFDDYITLQALLKTTGILHSGGAIKGFLEENTILFNGEDEKRRGKKIRVGDVITLPDHNTSITIVAPSAEEIQQHQEDQTEKERVAAIVKKLNQENKKNKKQVKTPKKATKKTERKPVRFPGM; this comes from the coding sequence ATGGAATTTAAATTATTTGATGACTACATCACATTACAAGCATTATTAAAAACGACTGGTATTCTCCATTCAGGAGGGGCCATTAAAGGATTTTTAGAAGAAAATACCATTCTTTTCAATGGAGAGGATGAAAAAAGACGCGGTAAAAAAATCCGTGTCGGAGATGTTATCACACTCCCAGACCACAACACCAGCATCACAATCGTCGCACCTAGTGCAGAAGAAATACAGCAACACCAAGAAGATCAAACTGAAAAAGAACGTGTGGCTGCAATCGTTAAAAAGTTAAATCAAGAAAATAAAAAGAATAAGAAACAGGTAAAAACTCCTAAAAAAGCAACTAAAAAGACTGAAAGAAAACCTGTTCGTTTCCCTGGTATGTAG
- the yfmF gene encoding EF-P 5-aminopentanol modification-associated protein YfmF gives MKLQEGVDLHFIDTDQFTTNRIRIRFAAEMSEATVAGRVLVANIFEMGNQEFQTAQAVRRRLAELYGAQFSTSVSKRGRVHCVDVTISYVSPRHLPENEDITVEILDFLYTCIFRPLKKGRGFDSQIFEVEKTNLINFLQSEIEDNFYHADVEMSKLFYKDPSLQIPRVGRLDLVEKETAESTFQIYRNMLRMDKIDIFVLGKVDREQVKRKLEDFGFTYRNPKLELEYHQEYSNITQEKIERKQARQSILELAYHLQVVYNDVNYPALMVFNGLLGAFSHSKLFMNVREKESLAYTIGSQVSIFSGMLKVYAGISRENRLRVMKLISKQLLDLKCGKFTEEELELTKNMLIHSATLAQDRQNNLIEQVYNQVTLGNRNLSWLDWIEAIKSVSIDDVIRVGQMINLQAVYFMEGTEE, from the coding sequence ATGAAATTACAAGAGGGAGTAGATCTTCATTTTATTGATACAGATCAGTTTACGACAAATCGTATACGTATTCGCTTTGCAGCTGAAATGAGTGAGGCTACCGTTGCTGGTCGTGTGTTAGTTGCAAATATTTTTGAAATGGGTAACCAAGAATTTCAGACTGCTCAGGCTGTTCGGAGAAGATTGGCAGAATTGTATGGTGCTCAGTTCTCGACCTCAGTTTCAAAACGTGGTAGGGTGCACTGTGTAGATGTGACAATTTCATATGTCAGTCCTCGTCACTTGCCAGAAAATGAGGATATTACAGTAGAGATTCTTGATTTTTTATACACGTGTATATTTAGACCACTGAAAAAGGGACGAGGATTTGATAGCCAGATTTTCGAGGTTGAAAAAACGAATTTAATCAATTTTCTTCAGTCAGAGATAGAAGATAATTTTTATCATGCAGATGTTGAAATGAGTAAGCTTTTTTATAAAGATCCCTCTCTTCAAATTCCACGCGTCGGTAGGCTTGATTTGGTTGAAAAAGAAACAGCAGAATCAACCTTTCAGATTTATCGGAATATGTTGCGTATGGATAAAATTGATATATTTGTCTTAGGGAAGGTTGACAGAGAGCAAGTCAAAAGAAAACTTGAAGATTTTGGTTTTACTTATAGAAATCCAAAATTAGAGTTAGAATATCATCAGGAATACTCAAACATAACGCAAGAAAAAATCGAGCGTAAACAGGCAAGGCAGTCCATTTTGGAATTGGCATATCATTTACAGGTGGTTTACAACGATGTAAACTATCCAGCTTTGATGGTATTTAATGGTCTACTAGGTGCTTTCTCCCATTCGAAATTATTTATGAATGTTCGTGAGAAAGAAAGTTTGGCCTATACAATTGGAAGTCAGGTCTCTATTTTTTCAGGAATGCTGAAGGTCTATGCTGGAATTAGCCGCGAAAATAGACTCAGGGTAATGAAGTTAATTAGTAAACAACTACTTGATTTAAAATGTGGTAAATTTACAGAAGAAGAATTAGAGTTGACAAAAAACATGTTGATTCATTCAGCAACCTTGGCTCAAGATAGGCAGAATAATTTGATAGAACAAGTATATAATCAAGTTACCTTAGGAAATAGAAATTTAAGTTGGCTAGATTGGATTGAGGCTATCAAATCTGTATCAATAGACGATGTCATTCGAGTAGGACAGATGATTAATTTACAGGCTGTTTACTTTATGGAGGGGACAGAAGAATGA
- a CDS encoding helix-turn-helix transcriptional regulator: MSKLKGYRVMLGLTQQAMADKLDISLQSYNNKETGKTPFNDKEKRALKTIVAEIKPDITIDELFYS; encoded by the coding sequence ATGAGCAAACTCAAAGGCTACCGTGTCATGTTAGGGCTAACCCAGCAAGCTATGGCGGACAAGCTAGATATTTCTTTGCAGTCATACAACAACAAAGAAACAGGCAAGACTCCATTTAATGACAAGGAAAAAAGAGCACTCAAGACCATTGTCGCGGAAATTAAGCCAGACATCACCATTGACGAACTATTTTACAGCTAG
- a CDS encoding helix-turn-helix domain-containing protein has protein sequence MNRLKELRQEKKLSQKELAKKIGVHYRTLQNWENGESQIKPDKAQALADYFGVSVGYLLGYETNPKKYDDELVLTNPRTSRIFTHSYKQEKEKVKDAFGNFVLENSLLLTDQQIQAFSSMIADLHIGADYKYFGQSIQKDGLFEPVADLDGVLEQMKKDGYNSIFPED, from the coding sequence ATGAATAGATTGAAAGAATTAAGGCAAGAAAAAAAGCTATCTCAGAAAGAGTTAGCTAAAAAAATTGGTGTGCATTATAGAACTTTACAAAATTGGGAAAACGGAGAGAGCCAAATCAAACCAGACAAAGCCCAGGCACTTGCTGACTATTTTGGGGTAAGTGTTGGGTATCTGTTGGGGTATGAAACAAACCCTAAAAAATATGACGATGAACTTGTTCTCACAAATCCTCGAACTAGCAGAATATTTACTCACTCATACAAACAGGAAAAAGAAAAAGTAAAAGATGCGTTCGGTAACTTTGTATTAGAAAATTCACTTTTACTAACTGACCAACAGATTCAAGCATTTTCTTCCATGATTGCTGACTTACATATAGGGGCTGACTACAAATATTTTGGTCAATCAATACAAAAAGATGGACTATTTGAGCCTGTCGCTGACCTTGACGGCGTGCTAGAACAAATGAAAAAAGATGGCTACAATTCCATTTTTCCCGAAGACTAA
- a CDS encoding tyrosine-type recombinase/integrase: MKITEVKKKDGSIVYRASVYLGVDAITGKKVKTNITGRTKKEVKNKTQQAIATFKTDGATRYQSATTTSYKELAELWWNSYKHTVKPNTRGNVKALLNRHVIPLFGAYKLDKLTTPLLQSIVIKLADKTNTGEAGACLHYDKIHALNKRILQYGVVMQVLPYNPAREVILPRNAKKATRQKVKHFNDKQLKQFLDYLDGLDLSRYRNLYEVTLYKFLLATGCRINEVLALHWSDIDLNNATVSITKTLNRYGSINSPKSNASIRDINIDGQTVAMLKEYRRRQIQEAWTLGRSETVVFSDFIHDYPEDKTLGNRLTTRLRNIGLPNIGFHGFRHTHASLLLNSGIPYKELQHRLGHSRISMTMDIYSHLSKERAKDAVTFYEKALGNL, encoded by the coding sequence ATGAAAATAACTGAGGTAAAAAAGAAAGATGGTAGCATTGTCTACCGTGCCAGTGTTTACCTAGGAGTAGATGCCATCACTGGTAAGAAAGTCAAGACTAATATCACGGGCAGGACCAAGAAGGAGGTTAAAAACAAAACTCAGCAAGCTATTGCAACTTTTAAAACAGACGGGGCAACACGCTACCAAAGTGCCACCACAACCAGTTATAAAGAGTTGGCAGAATTGTGGTGGAATAGCTATAAGCACACAGTAAAGCCAAATACCCGTGGGAATGTCAAAGCACTGTTAAATAGGCACGTCATTCCACTATTCGGAGCCTATAAGCTCGATAAACTGACGACCCCACTCCTCCAAAGTATCGTCATCAAATTAGCAGACAAAACAAATACAGGGGAAGCTGGTGCCTGTCTGCACTATGACAAAATCCACGCGCTGAACAAACGTATATTGCAATACGGTGTTGTTATGCAAGTTCTGCCATACAATCCAGCTCGGGAAGTCATATTGCCCAGGAACGCAAAAAAAGCCACTAGGCAGAAAGTTAAGCACTTCAACGATAAGCAACTTAAGCAGTTTCTTGACTACTTGGACGGCTTGGACCTATCTAGGTACAGAAACCTCTACGAAGTGACTTTATACAAGTTTCTATTAGCCACTGGTTGCCGTATCAATGAGGTGCTGGCACTGCACTGGTCAGATATTGACTTGAACAACGCCACGGTCAGCATCACAAAAACACTAAACCGCTACGGATCAATCAATTCCCCCAAGTCAAACGCCAGCATACGTGATATAAACATCGACGGGCAGACGGTAGCCATGTTGAAAGAGTACAGACGGCGACAGATACAAGAGGCTTGGACCCTCGGACGTTCTGAAACGGTAGTATTTTCCGACTTTATCCATGACTATCCTGAGGATAAGACCCTAGGGAACAGGTTGACCACACGCCTGAGGAATATCGGACTGCCTAACATCGGCTTTCACGGTTTCCGCCACACGCACGCTAGTTTGCTGCTTAACTCCGGAATACCCTATAAGGAACTCCAGCATCGCCTTGGTCATTCCAGAATATCAATGACCATGGACATCTATAGCCACCTTTCAAAAGAGAGGGCAAAAGATGCTGTTACATTTTATGAAAAAGCTCTCGGGAATCTTTGA
- a CDS encoding transcriptional regulator, translated as MFSLSRESEQDLTHGLLDMVGKYLDAREKVKPRLLGLITAQQIKDELDVEYKTLKRWEDNGLRRYQPPLEDTRKIFYRVSDILIFLGVDNGKN; from the coding sequence ATGTTTAGCCTAAGCAGAGAGAGCGAGCAGGATCTAACTCACGGCTTGCTGGATATGGTTGGTAAGTACTTGGATGCGCGTGAGAAGGTCAAACCAAGGTTACTTGGGCTAATCACTGCCCAGCAGATAAAAGATGAGCTAGATGTCGAATACAAGACCCTGAAGCGTTGGGAGGATAACGGACTGAGACGATACCAACCACCGCTAGAGGATACTAGAAAAATCTTCTATAGGGTCAGTGATATTTTGATATTTTTGGGAGTGGACAATGGCAAAAACTAA
- a CDS encoding replication protein, whose protein sequence is MTDKLNKRQETFLANLLLTGNVAKASELSNITRKTGYEYLKSATFKRVYRERRSEQLKEATALLQVASIRAVKVLTDIMEDETASPYARVQSAQTILTTAYKAVEAVEIVEQLEVLEAKLLDE, encoded by the coding sequence ATGACCGACAAACTGAACAAACGACAAGAGACCTTTTTGGCTAACTTACTTTTGACTGGTAATGTGGCAAAAGCGTCTGAACTATCCAACATCACGCGCAAAACAGGTTACGAATATTTGAAGAGCGCAACCTTTAAGCGTGTTTATCGAGAACGCAGGAGCGAGCAACTGAAAGAAGCGACAGCTCTTTTACAAGTGGCAAGTATTAGGGCGGTCAAGGTGCTTACTGACATCATGGAAGATGAGACCGCTAGCCCTTACGCTAGGGTACAATCAGCCCAGACAATCCTAACAACAGCATACAAGGCAGTTGAGGCGGTGGAGATTGTTGAACAGTTGGAAGTATTGGAGGCCAAGTTATTAGATGAATAA